From a single Rhodospirillaceae bacterium genomic region:
- a CDS encoding glutathione S-transferase family protein codes for MLELYHHGSSVCAAKVRLALTEKGLEWTGHYLDILKGDQFAPEYRKLNPKAVVPTLVHDGTVIVESTVICEYLDEVFPDPPLIPADPVQRAKMRCWTKAVDEEVHRACGPLTFMASHRHTLMRLGPEKLEEFLQSTPADSVTSDWNVRKRGYIEQGFDAPDASRIVHLYDRYLAKMEADLVGGPWLAGDAYTLADAGMTPYLARLDMLQMQAMWTESRPRLTDWFSRIQARPSYAEAIDRWIPDHLRSDLNTFGGQNWPSVRDILAA; via the coding sequence ATGCTGGAGCTGTATCACCACGGATCGTCGGTCTGCGCCGCAAAGGTGCGGCTGGCACTGACCGAAAAGGGGCTCGAGTGGACCGGTCATTATCTGGACATCCTCAAGGGCGACCAGTTCGCGCCGGAATACCGCAAGCTCAACCCCAAGGCCGTGGTGCCGACTCTGGTCCATGACGGCACGGTCATCGTCGAATCCACCGTGATCTGCGAATATCTCGACGAGGTCTTTCCCGACCCGCCGCTGATCCCGGCCGATCCGGTGCAGCGCGCGAAGATGCGCTGCTGGACCAAGGCGGTTGACGAGGAGGTGCACCGCGCCTGCGGCCCGCTCACCTTCATGGCTTCGCATCGCCATACGCTGATGCGCCTCGGGCCCGAGAAGCTGGAGGAATTCCTGCAAAGCACGCCGGCCGATTCGGTGACGTCGGACTGGAACGTCCGCAAGCGCGGCTATATCGAGCAGGGCTTCGATGCGCCCGACGCCAGCCGCATCGTGCATCTCTACGACCGCTATCTCGCGAAGATGGAGGCCGATCTCGTCGGCGGCCCGTGGCTGGCCGGCGACGCCTATACCCTCGCCGACGCCGGCATGACGCCCTATCTCGCCCGGCTCGACATGCTGCAGATGCAGGCGATGTGGACCGAAAGCCGGCCGCGTCTGACCGACTGGTTCTCCCGGATCCAGGCCCGGCCGAGCTACGCCGAGGCGATCGACCGGTGGATCCCGGACCATCTGCGCAGCGACCTGAACACCTTCGGCGGGCAGAACTGGCCGTCGGTGCGGGACATACTTGCCGCCTGA